The Halobacterium hubeiense genome contains the following window.
ACATGCACGAGAGCGGTGCCGGCGTCGGCCGGCAGGAGGAGAGCGGCTTCATCGTGATGGTCGACGGCGTGCTGCCGCCGGCCCGCGTGAAAGCCGAGATTACGAAAGTGAAGCCGAACTACGCGCGCGCCGATCTCATCGAGAAGCTCCCTGACGAGCCCGACGATGAGAAGGGCGAAGAAGCCGAAGAAAGCGAGGGAGTAGACGAAGAAGCCGAGGAAAGCGAGGAAGCGGAAGCTGAGAGCGAGCGTCTCGGCAGCCGCGAGAACTTCTGGGGTAACTAGCGGAACTGCTCGACCGAGAGGTCGTCGGTGAGGTGGACTTCGCCGTCGATGAGCACCGGGATACCCGAGTCCGCGAAGAACGCCTCTAGTGCTGACTGCGGGAGCGTCGTTTCTCGTACCGACGCGTCGTAGATGGCCGAGGGCGTGTCCGTGTGCGAGTACGCCGACATCCCACCGATGCCGCTCTTCGCGTGCGGGTAGTGGTGGATGGACACTGGCCACGCTCCGGACGTCGCCTGGACAGCGTCGGTGTCGAATACGTGGAGAACGGAGATATTGGAGTGGCTCTGTCGAATGTGGCTCTGCCCGTCGCCGAGGATGGTGTACCGATCGGCCGGCGTGCCGGCGAGTTCGAGCGCGTCGAGAATCCCGTACAGCGGGAACCCCACGCCGAGGAGGGCGGCTGCCATCTCGCCGACCGACCGCGCGTCGTCGTCGGCGACGTCGTCGACCGTGACGAAGCCGCCGGCAGCGCCGGCAGTCAACAGTGCGCGGCCTTGCTCGTAGGATCGG
Protein-coding sequences here:
- a CDS encoding TRAM domain-containing protein, which codes for MADCPLADECPSFQEQIEGMGCQHYGDRGGMEWCNHYSQPIEDLKTAPVVPGEEVVLEVDDMHESGAGVGRQEESGFIVMVDGVLPPARVKAEITKVKPNYARADLIEKLPDEPDDEKGEEAEESEGVDEEAEESEEAEAESERLGSRENFWGN